GCGCGCCTCGCGGTCCGTATGCAGCAGCCCCTCGATGGCGCCCAGCAGCGCGGGCGGCGTGTCGGCCGGCGCCAGCTCCCGCACGTGGGGCCGCTCGCCCTCGGCGATGCGCCGCATGATCTCCACGTCGTGCCCGCCATGGAAAGGGCGCTGCCCGCACAGGCACTCGAACAGCAGCACCCCCAGCGCAAACAGGTCTGCGCGCCCATCCAGCTCTTCGCCGCGGATCTGCTCGGGCGACATGTACGCGATCTTCCCGCGCACCCCCGTGCTGGTGGTGGGCGCCGCGCTGCTCATCACGCGCGCCACGCCGAAGTCGGTGAGCTTGATCTCGCCCGTGCGGCTGAGCATCACGTTGGCGGGCGAGACGTCGCGATGCACCACGCCGTGCTCGACCCCGTGCGCGTAGCGAAGCGCGTAGCCCAGGTCGAGAGCCAGCCGCGCCACCAGCGTGGGCGGCAGCACACGCCCCGGCCGGGACGTCAGGTAGTCGCGCAGGTCCACGCCGTCGATGAGCTCGAGGGCCAGGTACTGGGTGCCCAAGACGTCGCCGAACTCCACCACGCTGACGATGCCCGAGTGGCGCAACGTGGAGGCGATGCTGGCCTCGCGGTGGAACTGGCGCAGGAAGCTCGGGTCCCCCGCGAACGCGGGCAGTACCCGCTTGAGGCACACGCGCTGCTCCACCCCGTGCAGCCCACGGCGCAGCGCCAGAAACGTCTCGGCCATGCCACCCACGCCGAGCCGCCGCACGATTTGGTAGGGCCCGAACAGGCGCGCGTCCGTCTCGCTCACGACCGCGCCTCTAGCAGAGGTGGGTAAAGTCAGCCAACCGACTACACCAGCCCACTTCATATGACACGGGATGACCCGCGGGTTTGTTGCTACGCTCGCGGCCCGTGAACGATGTGCGCCACGAGAGAGAGCCGAGCCAAGGCACCCGAGGGCTGCCCTTGCCCGAAGGCGTGAGCGAGACGTCCCCGCTCGCCCGCGAGGCCATCCGCGTGTACGGCCGCTACGAGGTAGAGGTCATCGAGGCCTACACGCTGTGCCCGTGGGCCGAGCGCTCACGCCGCGAGGGGCACACGCGCCAGCTGGTGCTGGACGAGCCACTCGACGCCGACCGGGTGCTGGCCGCCATCGACGTGCTGGCCGCCGACGCACGCGTGGAGGTGGGCTTCCTGCTGTTCCCCTGCTGCACCCTGCCGCGCGTGGCGTTCGAGCGCTTCGTGTCGGGGCTGCGCGACCGCGACCAGCAGCGCGGGGCTGCCTTTGCTGCGGCGGCGTTCCACCCCGACGCGCCGGCCGATCTGAGCGACCCCTATCGCCTGGTGCCGTTCATCCGCCGCTCGCCGGACCCCACCATCCAGCTCATTCGTCGCAGCGTGCTCGAGTCCGTGCGCCGGCCAGGCGATGGCGGCACCGGGTACATCGACCCGAGCTCCATCACCGACCTGGTGGCGTTCTTCAAGAACCCGCCGAAGCCGCCGCTGCACGAGCGCGTGGCCCAGGCCAACCTCGAGCAGATCGAGCGCGTGGGCGTGGCGCCCGTGGAGCAGGTGCTGAGCGACATCCGCGCCGACCGCGCGCGCGCCTACGCCGAGGTGCTGGGAGCAGACCACCCGGCTGTGGGGCTCTGGCCAAACGCTCCGCCTGCCTGAGGGCAGGAGGGCGTTGCCTACGCGGCCCGCCGACGCGCGAAGCCGGCGCTCACGGCGCCCCACAGCATGCCCAGGACCAGCCCACCGGCGTGCGCCCAGTTGGCCATGTTCATGACGCCCAGGAAGCCCAGCAGCATCCAGAACAGCATGAAGATGATGGTGCTCTGCGCGGGCATGATGGGGCTGCGTGGGTCCAGCCGCCCACGGACCCACACGAAGCCCAAGAGGCCGTAGACCACGCCGCTCAGGCCCATGGCGCTGTGCCGCGTGATGAAGCCCTCCGCCAGGATGCCACCCACGCCGAAGACCAGCACCTGCATGAGCAGGTAGCGCGAGCGGAAGTGGTACTCGATGGCGCTCCCCAGCTGGTGCACCCACATCATGTTGAAGATCAGGTGGAGCCAGCCGATGTGGAAGACCGCCGGCAAGAACAGGCGCCACCACTCCCCGCGGGTGGTGATGGCGTTCCAATCGAAGCCGAAGAGCTCGGTGTAGAGGTCCCCCACCTTGGTGAAGTAGGCGACGATGCCGCTCAGGACGATGAGCCCCAGGCTGACCGTGCCGATGGCCGGGGCCTCGTGAGCGCGCGCCTGCTCGGCCTGTGCACGTTCCGTGCGACGATGCGCCTCGCGCTCCTCGGCCGTGCGGGTGCGACGCGTGGCCCCGGCCCGGGCGGCCAGGTCGGCGATGCGTGGGTCCCGAGGATCCGTGACGTAGGCCTCGAGCAGCTCTTCCGCGAAGTCCATGTCGGACTGCGCGTGGACCCACACGCCAAAGCTGCCGTCCGCCTCGAGCTTCACCGAGGCCGCGACGTCACCGCCCACGAGCGCGTCACGCAGGAACTGTGCCTCGCGGCGTTCTTCGCGGCTCGTGAGCTTTCGCATGGGCGGTCAGCCTAGCAGGCCGAAGCCGAGCGCGCATTTGGAGGGGCTACGTGACGAGCGCGATGGGAGCCGGCCGCAGCCGGAGCAGGACCCCGAGCTGTGCGAAGATCAGCTCGTCGGCCTCGCGACCCAGGCGCTGGTGGGCACGCCCCGCGATGTCCCGAAAGCGCCGCGCGAGGGCGTGCTCCGGCACGATGCCCATGCCTACCTCGTTGGTCACGATCAGGACTTCACACGGCAGTGCCCCGAGTGCGGCCACCAGCTGCTCCACACGCGCCTCGATCTGCACGTCGGTCAGCCCCGCCAGGAGCAAGTTGGACAGCCACAGCGTGAGGCAGTCGATCACCACCACCGACGCCCCAGCGCAGTGGCGCAACGCCTCTTCGAGAGCCTCCGGCACCTCCACGGTGACGAAGCGCCCGCCCCGGTCGTTCTGGTGTGCAGCCACGCGCGCGCGCATCTCGTCGTCGAACGCCACGGCCGTGGCCAGGAAGCGGCGCTCACCCTCGTGCAAGGCGGCGCGTTCCTCGGCGTAGCGGCTCTTCCCCGAGCGCGCTCCACCGCCGATGACGACCAGGTGTGCCACCCGCCCCGCTCAGTTGATGGTGTCGAGCACGCTGTGGTCGAACTCGATGCGGTGCGGCGCGGTGGTCCAGCGCATGAAGATGCGGCCCACGCAGTTGCTGGGGTTCACGGGCCCGAACGTGCGGCTGTCGAAGCGATGCGGCAGCCGGTTGTCGCCCATCAGGAAGATGCCGTCGCGCACCACGATGTTGCGCGTGCGGAAACCCACGCGCGAGTCCTGCATGAAGAGGTGTTCTTCACCGCTGCGTGCCTCGCGGCCGATGATCACCGAGTACGCTTGCGTCTCCCCGTTCATGGTGAAGGACACCGTGCGGTCGATGTTGCGGTCGGGGGAGTGTCCGTCGATCTTCATGAAGCCGCGGTCTGCCGAGATGGTGGCGCCGGGGCGCGCGATGAAGCGCCCCACCACGTAGCCCGCGCCCGCTGGATGACGGCACACCAAGAGGTCCCCGAACTCGGGCGTGCCGCCCTTGCTGTTCCACATGAGGACGGTCTCGCCCGCGAGCAGCGTGGGAGCCATGCCGTCATCGGAGATCATGACGGGCGTCACGAAGAAGGCCCGCAGGACGCCCGCGATGGCGCCGCAGACGGCGAGGACGCCGAGGAGGAACTTGAGGGAGGCTTTGGTCACGAGGTGGGAGGATGAGCCCTTTCGGGCGTTCGGCCAACTTCGAGCAAGTGGGCCACAGCGAGCGTCAGTCGAGCGCGACGCGGACGCCCGCGCTCAGGGTGAAGCGCCCGATGGCGTCTTGGAAGTCGTTGGTGAAGCCATAGCGGAAGCCGAGGCTGAACGTGGCGGGGCCCACCAGCGCGCTCAGGCCCAGGCCCGCGCCCAGCGCCGTGAAGAGGCCGCCATCGGCGCGCCCGATGCTGCTGTCCACCTCGAGGCCCAGGTAGAGCGCGTCCAGCAGCTGGACGTCGGCGCCGTAGGCGGAGGCCCACAGGAACGGGCCAGCGCCGTCCATGCCGAGCAGCGCGCCCTGACGCGTGCGCAGCAGGAAACGGTCGCCCAGCCGGTAGCTGAGCGCCACCGACGGGCCGAGGCGCACGCGCTCGATGCCCTCACGCTCGCCACCCGTCGGGAACCACGCGCTCAGGTCTACATAGAGCGACAGGTCATGGCGCGTGAGCAGGCGGTAGCCCACCCACGCCTGGAGGTCTCGGTCGCCGCGCTCGGCCGGCACCACGCCGCTCTCCGCCACGTCGATGGCGTGCGCGATGCCGAGGCGCAGCTGATCGGTGGGTGCGGCCTCGATGCCCACGGTCGCGCGCCAGTAGCCCTGGTCCTGCGCCATGCGGCCCTGATGGCTGAGCATGGTGAAGCCACCGCTGCCCACACGCCGGTCGTTCACGAGGCCCATCAAGCTGGGGTGCGCGGCGAGTCCGAAGGCCTCTTGCGGGCGTGCCGCGGCGACGTGCGTGGGGGCCTCGGTCACCACGGGCGGAGGCGGCGTGACCGCGGGCGCAGGCGCGTCGGGCTCTTGCACGTTGACGGTCAGCTCGGCGATGGGCGAGGGCGGCACGCTGACCGGCTGGGGCTGCGGCTCGGGCTCGGTGCCGGTGGGAGGCTCCGTGGGCTCCGTGGGCTCGGTAGGCTCCGTGGGCTCCGTTGGCGTCGCGGGCTCTTCGGGCAGCGGCTCGACCGCCACCACCGTCAGCTCGAAGTTGGCGGGCGCGCTGGGGCTCGCCACGAGCGTGACCACCAGCCGGCCCTCGTCCTGCTCCACGTGCTGGATCTCGACGCCCTCGGGCGCGATGACCCGCAGCTCCGGCAGGGGCTGCGTGGCGTCCAGCGTGAAGGTCACCTCTTGCGGGTTGCCGCGCGTAACGGAGGCCGGCGCGCCGGGCTCGAGGCCCTCCACCGTGATGGCGGGCTGCTCCACCTGGACGGCGAGCGCGGGCTGCGAGCCGCCGCCCGTGGCGGTGCAGGTGAGCTCGGCCAGCCCCGGCCGCGTGAACACGCCCTCGGCTGCCGCGGGGCCGTCGGCCAACCCACAGAGAAACCCGTCCGGGCTGAAGAAGCGGGTCCCGCGCAGCACGGCAGGGGCGGTGGCAGGGCGGCCCCAGTCCCCCTCCACCACGCTGGTGCGGTCGGGCTCGGGCGCGCCGGGCGGCTGCAGGCCCACCAGCGACACCGTGAGCGGGATGCGCTCGCTGGGCCGGCTCTCGAGGCGCGAGGCGTCGATGGTGGCCAGCGCCAAGTAGTAGGTGCCGGCGGGCAGCCGGTGCACCTCGAAGCGATGGATGGTGGCGGGCGCTTGCACCGCCGCGATCAGCCCGCCGCCGTCCTCCTCGGTGGACAGCTCCACGCGGTAGTAGGCTGCGCCGGGCACCTCGGCCCACTCGCCGACGAGGGTGCCGCCGGCGCCCACCACACCGATGACGCTGCGGCGCGTCTCGCCGGTGAGGGTGGGGGTGGCGGGCAGCGGGCGCGGCCGAGCGGGCCGCTCACCACGCACCACGGTGGAGCCGTAGCCCGGGCGCACCGTGACAGGGGCTCCCGTGGCACCGCGCACGCGCGCCGAGCCACCGCTGTGGTTGGACACCACGCTGCTGCCCTCTTGGTCCACTGTGACCACGGAGGAGCCGCCGTTGAGCTCGGTCTCGCCGCTGGGGGTGGCCACTTGCAGGCGCAGGTCCCCCAGGCGGCTGCGCAGCGTGCCGCGCTCCAGGGTGGCCTGGCTGGTCCGGCGCCGCGCCGTGCTCTCGGCCGTGCCACCGTAGATGATCACCAGCGTGTTCTCGCGCATCTGGATCGCCGACTCGTCGCGGAAGGTCACCTCGGCGCTGGCCGACTCTTCGGTGCTCACGTGCCAGCCACGGTAGAGACCGAGCCCTCTGCGGGCGGACCGCCAGTCGGCCGAGCTGGACGAGCGCGCCTGGACGTCTCGTGCGGTGCGGGTGACGCGCGCGTCGGGCGCGTTGGGGTTGCGCACCGGGATGGTGATGGTCACCCCGGGCCGGATGTTACTGGCGTCCGAGCCCATATGGGGGTTGTAGCGATAGATGACCTCGTGGCACTGCCGCGGGTTCCCGAAGAAGCGCTGCGCGATGCCGTAGCAGGTGTCGCCCACCTGGATGGTGTAGAGGATGGTGTCTTCGCCGCCGCCGTCCTGGGCAGCGGCCGGCGCGCGCAGCACGAGCGCGAGCGCGGTCACGAGGAGGGCACCGAGTACGGCGCGCTGAGAGGTCCTTGGCATCATTTCTTTCGCTCGCTCTTGCGGATGGCACGCGCGACCTTGCGCGCCACCTCTTCCGGGTCGTAGGGGGTCACCACCACGTCGGCGGCGCCTGCGCGGAGCAGCTGCGAGAGCCGCTCCATGTCCCCCTTGGGGGCGTCGGTGATCACGGGCTCGCCCGCGCGCGCCAGCGTGGCGATCTCCTCGGGCGCGAGACCCGGGGCGAACACGGCGCGGGCGGGGGTGGCGTCGTAGGCGCGCAGGAAGAGGCCGTTGGCCGCGAGTCCCAGCAACAACGCCTCGTCGTTCGGGCCGATGTAGGCCACGTCCAAGCCACCGGTGGGACCCGGCCCTGGAATGAGCACGTTGTCGCTCTCCGACATCATGGTGGGCGCGTTGGTGGAGATGGGCGCCTGCGAGACCATGCGCGCGGCGCGACCGAGCAAACGACCGCCTTGGGTAGCGCCGTGCCGCGAGGGGGCCGCCGGGTCCACCGCCAGCAGCACGTCGCGCACGCTCTGCGCGGAGGGCCGAGCCTCGGGGGTCTTGTCCATCATGCGCTGGATGAGGTCGTCCACGGAGCCGGGGACGTCCAACTCGGGGAAGGCCTCGCGTATGGGGGTGGGCGCCACGAAGAGGTGGCGCGAAATCAAGATGGCGGTGTCCCCCTGGAAGGGCGGGGTGGACGTCAACATCTCGTAGAGCATGCAGCCCAGCGAGTAGACGTCCGTGGCGGGCGTGACCTCGATGCCGCGGGCCTGTTCCGGGGACATGTAGTCGGGCGTGCCGGTGACCACCCCCTCGCGCGTGAGGCGACCCATGTCGCCCTGCTCGGCCATGAACGCGAGTCCGAAGTCCACCACCACCACGCGCTCGCTCCCGTCCGCGGCGGTCTCGATCATCACGTTCTCGGGCTTGAGGTCGCGGTGCACCAGGCCGATGGCCGCAGCGGCGGTGAGCACGTCGGCGATCTGACGCGCGTAGCGCAGCGCGCGCACCAGTGGCAGCGGCGGCCGGTCGAGGTCCACCAGGCTGCGCAGCGTGGCGCCCGTCAGCA
The Sandaracinaceae bacterium genome window above contains:
- a CDS encoding DUF1415 family protein, producing the protein MSETSPLAREAIRVYGRYEVEVIEAYTLCPWAERSRREGHTRQLVLDEPLDADRVLAAIDVLAADARVEVGFLLFPCCTLPRVAFERFVSGLRDRDQQRGAAFAAAAFHPDAPADLSDPYRLVPFIRRSPDPTIQLIRRSVLESVRRPGDGGTGYIDPSSITDLVAFFKNPPKPPLHERVAQANLEQIERVGVAPVEQVLSDIRADRARAYAEVLGADHPAVGLWPNAPPA
- a CDS encoding rhomboid family intramembrane serine protease, yielding MRKLTSREERREAQFLRDALVGGDVAASVKLEADGSFGVWVHAQSDMDFAEELLEAYVTDPRDPRIADLAARAGATRRTRTAEEREAHRRTERAQAEQARAHEAPAIGTVSLGLIVLSGIVAYFTKVGDLYTELFGFDWNAITTRGEWWRLFLPAVFHIGWLHLIFNMMWVHQLGSAIEYHFRSRYLLMQVLVFGVGGILAEGFITRHSAMGLSGVVYGLLGFVWVRGRLDPRSPIMPAQSTIIFMLFWMLLGFLGVMNMANWAHAGGLVLGMLWGAVSAGFARRRAA
- the cobU gene encoding bifunctional adenosylcobinamide kinase/adenosylcobinamide-phosphate guanylyltransferase, whose protein sequence is MAHLVVIGGGARSGKSRYAEERAALHEGERRFLATAVAFDDEMRARVAAHQNDRGGRFVTVEVPEALEEALRHCAGASVVVIDCLTLWLSNLLLAGLTDVQIEARVEQLVAALGALPCEVLIVTNEVGMGIVPEHALARRFRDIAGRAHQRLGREADELIFAQLGVLLRLRPAPIALVT
- the lepB gene encoding signal peptidase I; the protein is MTKASLKFLLGVLAVCGAIAGVLRAFFVTPVMISDDGMAPTLLAGETVLMWNSKGGTPEFGDLLVCRHPAGAGYVVGRFIARPGATISADRGFMKIDGHSPDRNIDRTVSFTMNGETQAYSVIIGREARSGEEHLFMQDSRVGFRTRNIVVRDGIFLMGDNRLPHRFDSRTFGPVNPSNCVGRIFMRWTTAPHRIEFDHSVLDTIN
- a CDS encoding LysM peptidoglycan-binding domain-containing protein: MTALALVLRAPAAAQDGGGEDTILYTIQVGDTCYGIAQRFFGNPRQCHEVIYRYNPHMGSDASNIRPGVTITIPVRNPNAPDARVTRTARDVQARSSSSADWRSARRGLGLYRGWHVSTEESASAEVTFRDESAIQMRENTLVIIYGGTAESTARRRTSQATLERGTLRSRLGDLRLQVATPSGETELNGGSSVVTVDQEGSSVVSNHSGGSARVRGATGAPVTVRPGYGSTVVRGERPARPRPLPATPTLTGETRRSVIGVVGAGGTLVGEWAEVPGAAYYRVELSTEEDGGGLIAAVQAPATIHRFEVHRLPAGTYYLALATIDASRLESRPSERIPLTVSLVGLQPPGAPEPDRTSVVEGDWGRPATAPAVLRGTRFFSPDGFLCGLADGPAAAEGVFTRPGLAELTCTATGGGSQPALAVQVEQPAITVEGLEPGAPASVTRGNPQEVTFTLDATQPLPELRVIAPEGVEIQHVEQDEGRLVVTLVASPSAPANFELTVVAVEPLPEEPATPTEPTEPTEPTEPTEPPTGTEPEPQPQPVSVPPSPIAELTVNVQEPDAPAPAVTPPPPVVTEAPTHVAAARPQEAFGLAAHPSLMGLVNDRRVGSGGFTMLSHQGRMAQDQGYWRATVGIEAAPTDQLRLGIAHAIDVAESGVVPAERGDRDLQAWVGYRLLTRHDLSLYVDLSAWFPTGGEREGIERVRLGPSVALSYRLGDRFLLRTRQGALLGMDGAGPFLWASAYGADVQLLDALYLGLEVDSSIGRADGGLFTALGAGLGLSALVGPATFSLGFRYGFTNDFQDAIGRFTLSAGVRVALD
- a CDS encoding serine/threonine protein kinase: MSTDSTVLKAGDVIAGRFELERKLGEGGMGVVFLATQIQLRRKVALKLILPEHAARKGARARFEREARVASALRHPNAVEVYDFGEHQGALYMAMELLTGATLRSLVDLDRPPLPLVRALRYARQIADVLTAAAAIGLVHRDLKPENVMIETAADGSERVVVVDFGLAFMAEQGDMGRLTREGVVTGTPDYMSPEQARGIEVTPATDVYSLGCMLYEMLTSTPPFQGDTAILISRHLFVAPTPIREAFPELDVPGSVDDLIQRMMDKTPEARPSAQSVRDVLLAVDPAAPSRHGATQGGRLLGRAARMVSQAPISTNAPTMMSESDNVLIPGPGPTGGLDVAYIGPNDEALLLGLAANGLFLRAYDATPARAVFAPGLAPEEIATLARAGEPVITDAPKGDMERLSQLLRAGAADVVVTPYDPEEVARKVARAIRKSERKK